In Opitutus sp. ER46, one DNA window encodes the following:
- a CDS encoding ribose-phosphate pyrophosphokinase, protein MNDSRLKIFAGNSNRPLAEEICRSIGVPLGEATVTAFPDGESFVKINENIRGADVFIIQSTCPPTNHNLVELLIMIDAARRASAQRITAVLPFYGYARQDRKDQPRVPITAKLVANLLVAAGANRILTMDLHSQQIQGFFDIPVDHLYASPVFFEYLSALPKNKLVVCSPDVGGMKMAAAYADVLGAGLGLVAKKRKSATNVEAINIVGEVQDCDVLLVDDITETAGTLTAAAKLLRDSGARSVRAAVSHCILNEVAIERLKSGLIDEVITTNSTPIHTNGLPVRVLSIAQLLGNAILRINSNESVTGLFRVKGF, encoded by the coding sequence ATGAACGACTCGCGGCTTAAGATTTTCGCAGGAAACTCCAACCGGCCCCTGGCCGAGGAAATCTGCCGGTCCATCGGCGTGCCCCTCGGTGAGGCCACGGTGACCGCCTTCCCGGACGGCGAGTCCTTCGTGAAGATCAACGAGAACATCCGCGGGGCGGATGTCTTCATCATCCAGTCGACCTGCCCGCCCACGAATCACAACCTGGTCGAACTCCTGATCATGATCGACGCGGCGCGGCGCGCCTCGGCCCAGCGCATCACGGCCGTGTTGCCGTTCTACGGATACGCGCGACAGGACCGCAAGGATCAGCCCCGCGTGCCGATCACGGCCAAGCTGGTCGCCAACCTGCTGGTGGCCGCGGGTGCGAACCGCATCCTCACGATGGACCTGCACTCGCAGCAGATCCAGGGCTTCTTCGACATCCCGGTCGATCATCTGTACGCGTCGCCGGTGTTCTTCGAGTACCTCTCCGCGCTGCCGAAGAACAAGCTGGTCGTATGTTCGCCGGACGTCGGTGGCATGAAGATGGCGGCCGCGTATGCCGACGTTCTCGGCGCCGGCCTCGGTCTCGTCGCCAAGAAGCGCAAGAGCGCCACCAACGTGGAGGCGATCAACATCGTCGGTGAGGTGCAGGACTGCGACGTGCTGCTCGTCGATGACATCACCGAGACGGCCGGCACGCTGACGGCCGCGGCGAAGCTGCTGCGCGACAGTGGCGCCCGCAGCGTGCGGGCGGCGGTGAGCCATTGCATTCTCAACGAGGTCGCGATCGAGCGGCTCAAGAGCGGGCTGATCGATGAAGTGATCACGACGAACTCGACTCCGATCCACACCAACGGCCTGCCCGTGCGGGTGCTCAGCATCGCCCAGCTCCTGGGCAACGCGATCCTCCGCATCAACAGCAACGAGAGCGTGACCGGCCTGTTTCGCGTCAAAGGCTTCTAG
- the lpxD gene encoding UDP-3-O-(3-hydroxymyristoyl)glucosamine N-acyltransferase: MQVSFTAAEIAALIQPKTVRGSTAAVIHGIAGLSDAGAGDLSFLGNAKYKVEVAASKASIVLLPLDFAGEPQPDQQYLLVENPSAALSKLCSRIEQSLWPRPTAGVHPSASVDPTARVAASATVGPQCVIEAGAVIGERVHLQAQVFVGRATTIGDDSWLMPGTVVAAESVLGRRVRLQPGVIIGSDGFGYEFAEGRHVKVPQVGQVVVEDDVEMGANTTVDRARFSRTVIGAGTKIDNLVQIAHNVIVGRHCLICAQVGVSGSVTIEDYVVLGGQVGVAGHITIAKGTKVGAQSGVAADTEAGSFLNGTPAINYQLERRLVVLQRRLPDLFKRVDALTAQLRDAEKSSSG; encoded by the coding sequence ATGCAGGTATCGTTCACCGCCGCGGAAATCGCGGCGCTCATCCAGCCCAAGACCGTGCGCGGGTCCACTGCGGCGGTGATCCATGGAATCGCCGGCCTGAGTGATGCCGGTGCCGGTGATCTCTCTTTCCTCGGCAACGCGAAATACAAGGTGGAGGTCGCGGCCAGCAAAGCCTCGATCGTGCTGTTGCCGCTCGACTTCGCCGGGGAGCCGCAACCGGACCAGCAGTACCTGCTGGTCGAGAATCCGTCCGCCGCGCTTTCGAAACTCTGCAGTCGCATTGAGCAATCGCTCTGGCCGCGCCCGACGGCGGGAGTTCATCCCTCCGCCAGCGTGGATCCGACCGCCCGGGTGGCGGCGTCGGCGACGGTCGGACCTCAGTGTGTGATCGAGGCCGGTGCCGTGATTGGCGAGCGCGTGCACCTCCAGGCCCAGGTGTTCGTCGGCCGGGCCACGACCATTGGTGACGACTCCTGGCTGATGCCGGGCACGGTGGTCGCCGCCGAGTCGGTACTGGGCCGGCGCGTGCGCCTGCAGCCGGGCGTCATCATCGGATCGGATGGATTCGGCTACGAGTTTGCCGAGGGCCGCCACGTCAAGGTGCCGCAGGTTGGCCAGGTGGTCGTGGAGGACGATGTCGAGATGGGCGCCAACACGACGGTCGATCGCGCGCGTTTCAGCCGCACGGTGATTGGGGCGGGCACGAAAATCGATAACTTGGTGCAGATTGCCCACAACGTGATCGTTGGCCGGCATTGCCTGATTTGCGCGCAGGTCGGCGTTTCGGGCAGCGTAACCATCGAGGATTACGTGGTCTTGGGCGGGCAGGTCGGCGTAGCCGGCCATATCACAATCGCGAAAGGCACGAAGGTCGGGGCGCAAAGCGGGGTCGCCGCCGACACCGAGGCGGGATCGTTCCTGAACGGCACTCCTGCCATCAACTACCAGTTGGAACGGCGGCTGGTGGTGCTCCAGCGGCGTTTGCCGGACTTGTTCAAACGTGTAGATGCGCTAACGGCGCAACTCCGTGACGCAGAAAAGTCTTCCTCCGGCTAA
- a CDS encoding OmpH family outer membrane protein has translation MKKSIHSLVALLAIGAFALAARAEPAVKILSVDMAKLYDNHYKTKEQNDKLQADRQKADEVVEQMNKEGNTLVEEYKNLQDQSQNAALSAEAKSKAQNDAQKKLEEIQAKQNEIRSFIQSTGQSLQQRLQAFRSVMLEEITKTATDVAKRKGATVLVDKAGPSLIGISNLLYLDPGFDITDEVAKEIEKGRPAAAPAPAAAPAAAPAATPAPAAAPAAAPASGPSINLPIAPKK, from the coding sequence ATGAAGAAATCTATCCATTCTCTCGTTGCTCTCCTGGCGATTGGCGCGTTTGCGCTCGCCGCGCGGGCCGAGCCTGCCGTCAAGATCTTGTCCGTCGACATGGCCAAGCTCTATGACAACCACTACAAGACCAAGGAGCAGAACGACAAGCTCCAGGCCGATCGCCAGAAGGCTGATGAAGTGGTCGAGCAGATGAACAAGGAGGGCAACACCCTCGTTGAGGAGTACAAGAATCTCCAGGACCAGTCGCAGAACGCGGCCCTTTCCGCGGAAGCGAAGTCGAAGGCCCAGAACGACGCGCAGAAGAAGCTCGAGGAGATCCAGGCGAAGCAGAACGAGATCCGTTCCTTCATCCAGAGCACCGGCCAGTCGCTGCAGCAGCGCCTGCAGGCCTTCCGTAGCGTGATGCTCGAGGAGATCACCAAGACCGCGACCGACGTCGCGAAGCGCAAGGGCGCCACCGTCCTCGTGGACAAGGCGGGTCCGTCGCTGATCGGCATTTCCAACCTGCTCTATCTTGATCCGGGTTTCGACATCACGGACGAGGTGGCCAAGGAGATTGAAAAGGGACGCCCGGCGGCGGCCCCGGCTCCGGCGGCGGCCCCTGCGGCAGCTCCCGCCGCGACTCCGGCTCCGGCGGCGGCCCCGGCCGCGGCTCCGGCTTCCGGTCCGTCGATCAATCTTCCGATCGCGCCCAAGAAGTAA
- the bamA gene encoding outer membrane protein assembly factor BamA, with protein MLIAGGSKVSAQTTNAQAPRAESQTPTFRVGKINIRFVGTANVNEQVIRANMQVREGGEFDDLMLDRDIRSLYRTGLFEFINVQREEAGPRLVNLVIDVTPKFRVLAVRFEGNQKVKAPRLEKEIKTRANQALDERQAKEDSEKLREYYQKSGYNQVSVTYTIERDRQGGFGTVVFKIREGARVKIADVRFTGNRHVKARALKGEMETKRWWMFSWLTGSGRFKDDQFEDDLDKLRDFYREKGFLDVEIPPEKVQFNYPKSGKLVLVIPIEEGRQYRVGDITFSGNRLFDSRLLGRVVRQKKGAVFAPSLLDKDTERLTDFYGKDGYLDTNVQLRRKPNIETGAIDIEYAIRESEKFNVESIIIEGNDKTKSIVILRELVMGPGDVFSTVLMKISQLRLENTRFFDDANITPQETNIPGRRNMRVAVKEGRTGNLTFGAGFSTLERATLFAEVSQSNFDLFNRHSFFQGAGQKFRLRMQLGSLSSEVVLSFDEPWFLQKQLGVGFSVFRTTSEYNSSYYTQIETGFEVHARKHLFELWNGQIGYTYEIVGINDVSSSASSVIQSLAGDNALSKVSLTLERDTRDKIINTTSGNRVELAFNYAGGPLGGSAMNNFYSIEFRGSQFFPVFETQTQVLALLARGGVIKDFGKSDDVAYYNKFYLGGPETLRGFEFREVSPRDEYQEPVGGKTYGFFSAEYSLDIVSPIRFAVFYDVGFVNKNAYDFRPSNYNDNFGIGLRLFVAGAPLRLDFGIPLTGDKYNKDGNQFNFSFGTRF; from the coding sequence TTGCTGATCGCGGGGGGAAGCAAGGTCTCAGCGCAGACCACCAACGCCCAAGCCCCCCGGGCGGAGTCCCAGACCCCCACGTTTCGCGTCGGCAAGATCAACATCCGTTTCGTCGGCACGGCCAACGTCAACGAGCAGGTTATCCGCGCGAACATGCAGGTGCGGGAGGGGGGGGAGTTCGACGATCTGATGCTGGACCGGGACATCCGGTCGTTGTACCGCACCGGTCTTTTCGAGTTCATCAACGTGCAGCGTGAGGAGGCGGGCCCGCGGCTCGTAAACCTCGTCATCGACGTCACCCCGAAGTTTCGCGTGCTCGCGGTGCGTTTCGAGGGCAACCAGAAGGTCAAGGCGCCGCGGCTCGAGAAGGAGATCAAGACCCGGGCCAACCAGGCGCTCGATGAACGCCAGGCAAAGGAGGACTCCGAGAAGCTGCGCGAGTACTACCAGAAATCCGGCTACAACCAGGTGTCGGTGACGTACACGATCGAGCGTGACCGGCAGGGCGGCTTCGGCACGGTGGTCTTCAAGATTCGCGAAGGCGCCCGCGTGAAGATCGCGGATGTGCGTTTCACCGGCAACCGGCACGTGAAGGCCCGCGCCCTCAAGGGCGAGATGGAGACCAAGCGCTGGTGGATGTTCTCGTGGCTTACCGGGTCCGGCCGTTTCAAGGACGACCAGTTTGAGGACGATCTGGACAAGCTGCGCGATTTCTACCGCGAGAAGGGATTCCTGGACGTCGAGATTCCGCCGGAGAAGGTGCAGTTCAACTACCCGAAATCCGGCAAGCTGGTGCTGGTGATTCCGATCGAGGAAGGCCGCCAGTACCGGGTTGGCGACATCACGTTTTCGGGCAACCGGCTGTTCGATTCCCGTTTGCTGGGCCGCGTCGTCCGCCAGAAGAAGGGCGCTGTTTTCGCCCCCTCGCTCCTCGACAAGGACACCGAGCGCCTGACGGACTTCTACGGCAAGGACGGCTATCTGGACACCAACGTCCAGCTGCGCCGCAAGCCGAACATCGAGACCGGTGCCATCGACATCGAATACGCGATCCGCGAGAGCGAGAAGTTCAACGTCGAGTCGATCATCATCGAGGGTAACGACAAAACCAAGAGCATCGTCATCCTGCGCGAGCTCGTGATGGGTCCCGGTGACGTGTTCAGCACGGTGCTGATGAAGATCAGCCAGCTGCGCCTCGAGAACACCCGCTTCTTCGACGACGCCAACATCACGCCGCAGGAGACGAACATTCCGGGCCGGCGCAACATGCGCGTGGCGGTGAAGGAGGGGCGCACGGGCAACCTGACCTTCGGCGCGGGCTTCAGCACGCTGGAGCGCGCCACGCTGTTCGCGGAAGTTTCCCAGTCCAACTTCGACCTGTTCAACCGGCATTCCTTCTTCCAGGGCGCCGGCCAGAAATTCCGTTTGCGCATGCAGCTCGGCTCGCTGTCGAGCGAAGTGGTGCTGTCGTTTGACGAGCCGTGGTTCCTGCAGAAGCAGTTGGGCGTCGGCTTCAGCGTCTTCCGCACGACGTCGGAGTACAACAGCTCCTACTACACCCAGATCGAAACGGGCTTCGAGGTCCACGCTCGCAAGCACTTGTTTGAACTCTGGAACGGCCAGATCGGCTACACTTACGAGATCGTCGGCATCAACGACGTGTCCTCCAGCGCCTCCTCGGTGATTCAGTCGCTGGCCGGTGACAATGCCCTGTCGAAGGTCAGCCTGACCCTCGAGCGCGATACCCGCGACAAGATCATCAACACGACGAGCGGCAATCGCGTGGAGCTCGCGTTCAACTACGCGGGCGGCCCCCTCGGTGGCAGCGCGATGAACAACTTCTACAGCATTGAATTCCGTGGGTCGCAGTTCTTCCCGGTCTTCGAGACGCAGACCCAGGTCCTCGCGCTCCTGGCCCGCGGCGGCGTGATCAAGGACTTCGGCAAGAGCGACGATGTCGCCTACTACAACAAGTTCTATCTCGGCGGACCCGAGACGCTGCGTGGTTTCGAGTTCCGCGAGGTCAGCCCGCGGGACGAGTACCAGGAGCCCGTCGGCGGCAAGACGTATGGCTTCTTCAGCGCAGAATACTCGCTCGATATCGTGAGCCCCATCCGGTTCGCCGTCTTTTACGACGTCGGCTTCGTGAACAAGAACGCGTACGATTTCCGGCCGTCGAACTACAACGACAACTTCGGTATTGGATTGCGGCTCTTTGTGGCGGGTGCCCCGTTGCGCCTCGACTTCGGCATTCCGCTGACGGGGGACAAATACAATAAGGACGGGAACCAGTTCAATTTTTCCTTTGGCACCCGGTTCTAG
- the dnaB gene encoding replicative DNA helicase, giving the protein MVQDTSSSPSRGVAGPPAAPLGRSLPHSLEAEEYLLSCCLLDGADVVSRCLEARIRPESFYDPKHGVIFEKLLDLYNRQQPIDVSVLAEELRTSRQLDEIGGFAFLTQVSSRIPTTAQATYFIEKVRELSLLREIIRSATNAVEDCYAFSGGIDEFVDQVETKIFSVTQNRVSESAKQMREPTREAMNVITKMMMKKGELTGVSSGFKDLDALMWGFQRQEMVILAARPSMGKTSLALNFAEAAAMPPKGTPVGVLVFSLEMSASQLALRMLCSRARVNMKLLRDGLLSKNGEEQNRLLQAADEFSKAPIFIDDSSALSIMQLRAKARRVHARNPLGFIMVDYLQLLSPTDSKMPREQQVAEASRGLKSLAKELDVPVLVLSQLNRSSEKENRTPKLADLRESGSIEQDADVVLMLARPKDADEKFQVAADSAELIVAKQRNGPVGELKLTFLRDITRFENFHP; this is encoded by the coding sequence ATGGTCCAAGATACCTCCAGCTCACCCTCGCGCGGGGTCGCCGGTCCGCCGGCTGCTCCGCTTGGTCGCTCGCTCCCGCACAGCCTCGAGGCGGAGGAGTACCTGCTTTCCTGCTGTCTCCTGGACGGTGCGGACGTGGTGTCGCGCTGTCTGGAGGCGCGCATCCGGCCGGAGTCGTTCTACGATCCAAAGCATGGCGTCATCTTCGAGAAGCTGCTCGATCTCTACAACCGGCAGCAGCCGATCGATGTGTCGGTGCTGGCGGAGGAACTGCGCACCAGCCGGCAGCTCGACGAGATTGGCGGGTTCGCATTCCTGACGCAGGTCAGCAGCCGGATTCCGACGACGGCGCAGGCGACGTACTTCATCGAGAAGGTGCGCGAACTCTCGCTGCTGCGGGAGATCATCCGGTCGGCGACGAACGCGGTGGAGGACTGCTATGCGTTCTCAGGCGGGATCGACGAGTTCGTCGACCAGGTTGAGACCAAGATCTTCAGCGTCACCCAGAATCGCGTCAGCGAGAGCGCGAAGCAGATGCGGGAGCCCACCCGCGAGGCGATGAACGTCATCACCAAGATGATGATGAAGAAGGGCGAACTCACGGGGGTGTCGTCCGGCTTCAAGGACCTGGACGCGCTGATGTGGGGTTTCCAGCGGCAGGAAATGGTGATCCTCGCGGCCCGTCCTTCGATGGGCAAGACGTCACTGGCATTGAACTTCGCGGAAGCGGCGGCCATGCCCCCCAAGGGCACGCCGGTCGGGGTGCTGGTCTTCTCGCTGGAAATGAGCGCGTCGCAGCTGGCGCTGCGCATGTTGTGCTCGCGGGCGCGGGTGAACATGAAGCTGCTGCGCGACGGCCTGCTGTCGAAGAACGGCGAGGAGCAGAACCGCCTGCTGCAGGCGGCGGACGAGTTTTCCAAGGCGCCGATCTTCATCGATGACTCGAGCGCGCTTTCGATCATGCAGCTGCGGGCCAAGGCGCGTCGGGTGCACGCGCGAAATCCGCTCGGCTTCATTATGGTCGATTACTTGCAGCTGCTGAGCCCGACCGACTCGAAGATGCCGCGCGAACAGCAGGTGGCGGAGGCGTCCCGCGGGTTGAAGTCACTTGCGAAGGAACTCGACGTGCCGGTGCTTGTATTATCCCAGCTCAACCGCTCATCGGAAAAAGAGAACCGCACGCCGAAGCTAGCCGACTTGCGCGAATCCGGATCCATTGAGCAGGACGCTGACGTCGTCCTGATGTTGGCTCGCCCCAAAGACGCAGACGAAAAATTCCAGGTAGCCGCGGACTCCGCCGAGTTAATCGTTGCCAAGCAACGAAACGGCCCGGTAGGAGAACTAAAGCTAACTTTCCTCCGAGATATCACCCGCTTTGAAAACTTTCATCCGTAA
- the rplI gene encoding 50S ribosomal protein L9, which translates to MATTEVLLVKPVEGLGGEGDQVKVRAGYARNYLLPRKIAVTLNASNKKHVESLKKRRAEREQNELSAAQELAKKLEKTSLAFAVKTGEGGKMFGAITANDIHDKLVASGIELDKRKIHLFNPVKTLGKHDVKIKLHADITVELPFDVVSENPIEPVAEEAAPAGEKTEKRSERRPRKE; encoded by the coding sequence ATGGCCACTACAGAAGTCCTCCTCGTCAAACCCGTCGAAGGTCTCGGCGGCGAAGGCGACCAAGTCAAAGTCCGCGCCGGCTACGCCCGCAATTACCTGCTCCCGCGCAAGATCGCGGTGACGCTGAATGCTTCGAACAAGAAGCACGTCGAGTCGCTGAAGAAGCGGCGCGCCGAGCGTGAGCAGAACGAACTCTCCGCCGCCCAGGAGCTGGCGAAGAAGCTCGAGAAGACGAGCCTGGCCTTCGCCGTGAAGACGGGCGAGGGTGGCAAGATGTTCGGCGCGATCACCGCGAACGACATCCACGACAAGCTCGTCGCCTCCGGCATTGAGCTGGACAAGCGCAAGATCCACCTCTTCAACCCGGTCAAGACGCTCGGCAAGCACGACGTGAAGATCAAGCTGCACGCCGACATCACCGTCGAGCTGCCGTTCGACGTCGTGTCCGAGAACCCGATCGAGCCCGTGGCCGAGGAAGCCGCGCCGGCGGGGGAGAAGACCGAGAAGCGCAGCGAGCGTCGTCCGCGCAAGGAATAA
- the ssb gene encoding single-stranded DNA-binding protein, with protein MPSLNKVMLMGNLTRDPELRVTPKGTPICQFSLAINRQFKMESGESREEVIYVDVEAWGKQGETIAKYVTKGRPLYVEGRLRLDQWEDKNTKEKRSRMKVVLEQFQFLGDSRGGAGGGSAGNAEPGVDQTASPERYSPPPRSPAAKPAAQENLDEDVPF; from the coding sequence ATGCCGTCACTGAACAAAGTCATGCTCATGGGTAACCTGACCCGCGACCCTGAGCTGCGCGTCACGCCCAAGGGCACCCCGATCTGCCAGTTTTCCCTGGCGATCAACCGCCAGTTCAAGATGGAGTCGGGCGAGAGCCGCGAAGAGGTGATCTATGTCGACGTCGAGGCCTGGGGCAAACAGGGCGAAACGATCGCCAAGTACGTCACCAAGGGCCGCCCGCTGTACGTCGAAGGACGCCTGCGGCTGGACCAGTGGGAGGACAAGAACACGAAGGAAAAGCGCAGCCGCATGAAGGTTGTGCTCGAGCAGTTTCAGTTCCTGGGCGACAGCCGGGGTGGGGCGGGCGGCGGCAGCGCCGGCAACGCCGAACCTGGAGTCGACCAGACAGCTTCCCCGGAGCGGTATTCGCCGCCGCCGCGGAGCCCGGCCGCCAAACCGGCCGCACAGGAGAATCTCGACGAAGACGTCCCGTTCTGA
- a CDS encoding 30S ribosomal protein S6 has protein sequence MNQKERTYRATFILDNRGREESIDQIVDGVKQDIAAVKGAVTAVESLGKKDFVRVTDKKLTGAAYVQISFTGPSETPALLRERLRLNNSVYRMFVQSA, from the coding sequence ATGAATCAGAAAGAACGCACCTACCGCGCGACCTTCATCCTCGACAACCGGGGCCGCGAAGAGTCGATCGACCAAATTGTGGATGGCGTGAAGCAGGATATCGCCGCGGTGAAAGGCGCAGTCACGGCCGTGGAATCCCTCGGCAAGAAGGACTTCGTTCGCGTCACCGACAAGAAGCTCACTGGCGCCGCCTACGTGCAGATCAGCTTCACCGGTCCTTCCGAGACCCCGGCGCTGCTCCGCGAGCGTCTGCGCCTGAACAACAGCGTCTATCGGATGTTCGTGCAGTCGGCCTGA
- the pth gene encoding aminoacyl-tRNA hydrolase, protein MSISLVAGLGNPGRGYELTRHNLGWIVVDALARKHGLVWKAAPQFEAEIARWDTPAGTCWLVKPQTFMNASGRSVGAMARFYKIEPADIAVAYDDLTIDLGLIKVTASGSAGGHNGVASLLEHVGNGFARYRLGIGPKDPPQMDMADFVLGKFTPDQHILVTQKLDQYVSGLDLLLARGVEVAMNQLNRRDQK, encoded by the coding sequence ATGTCCATTTCGCTCGTTGCCGGTCTCGGCAATCCGGGCCGCGGCTACGAGCTCACCCGCCACAACCTGGGCTGGATCGTGGTCGACGCCCTGGCCCGCAAACACGGGCTGGTGTGGAAGGCCGCGCCTCAATTTGAGGCCGAGATCGCGCGCTGGGATACGCCCGCTGGCACCTGCTGGCTGGTCAAGCCGCAGACGTTCATGAACGCCAGCGGCCGATCGGTTGGCGCCATGGCTCGGTTCTACAAGATCGAGCCGGCGGACATCGCCGTGGCGTACGACGACCTCACGATCGACCTCGGTCTGATCAAGGTGACCGCCTCCGGCAGCGCCGGCGGCCACAACGGCGTCGCCAGCCTGCTGGAACACGTGGGCAACGGCTTCGCGCGGTACCGGCTGGGCATTGGGCCCAAGGATCCGCCGCAAATGGACATGGCAGACTTCGTCCTCGGAAAATTCACTCCCGACCAACACATTCTCGTTACGCAAAAACTTGATCAGTACGTGTCCGGCCTCGATTTGCTGCTCGCCCGCGGCGTTGAGGTGGCCATGAACCAGCTTAATCGCAGAGACCAAAAATGA
- a CDS encoding 50S ribosomal protein L25: protein MSQQFDLNVFARNQTGRSASRRLRKTDRIPAILYGKHTNPETLAIEAPEFVRLLKVIGDRAVLVKLQSDKKQKALSFLQEVQRDPITDKFLHVDLQEVKENEKFEIRVPVHITGESFGVKNQSGVLETATQALRIRVLPKDLPEAIVVDVTELKVGETIKVGQLKPVAGVEFLDAKGQPVIACVEPVAEIVTETVAATPAAGAGAAAPAEGAAAGAAAPAAGAAPAAGAAGAAPAAGAAPAAGGKPAAAGAAKPAAPAKK, encoded by the coding sequence ATGAGCCAACAGTTCGACCTCAACGTATTCGCGCGCAACCAGACTGGTCGCAGCGCTTCCCGCCGCCTCCGCAAGACCGATCGCATTCCTGCGATTCTCTACGGAAAGCACACCAATCCCGAGACGCTGGCCATCGAAGCGCCCGAGTTCGTCCGCCTCCTGAAGGTGATCGGCGACCGTGCGGTGCTGGTGAAGCTCCAGAGCGACAAGAAGCAGAAGGCCCTGTCGTTCCTCCAGGAGGTTCAGCGCGACCCGATCACGGACAAGTTCCTCCATGTCGACCTCCAGGAGGTTAAGGAGAACGAGAAGTTCGAGATCCGCGTGCCGGTGCATATCACGGGCGAATCGTTCGGCGTGAAGAACCAGAGCGGCGTGTTGGAAACCGCGACCCAGGCACTGCGCATCCGCGTGCTGCCGAAAGATCTTCCCGAGGCCATCGTGGTCGACGTCACCGAGCTCAAGGTCGGTGAGACGATCAAGGTTGGTCAGCTGAAGCCGGTGGCCGGCGTCGAGTTCCTCGATGCGAAGGGCCAGCCGGTCATCGCCTGCGTCGAGCCGGTCGCCGAAATCGTCACCGAGACGGTGGCTGCCACGCCGGCCGCTGGTGCTGGTGCGGCCGCTCCGGCCGAGGGTGCCGCCGCTGGTGCCGCTGCTCCGGCCGCTGGTGCGGCTCCCGCCGCTGGCGCCGCTGGTGCGGCTCCGGCTGCTGGCGCGGCTCCCGCCGCGGGTGGCAAGCCGGCCGCGGCCGGCGCCGCGAAGCCCGCTGCTCCCGCCAAGAAGTAA